CATATAGCTTTATTAATACATAGTCCATGTGCTTTCAAGGATCCCCGACCTTCCGGGGTCACTTTTAAAGCctgctcatcctcctcctcctcctcctactgcGGGTCTTGGGTTGAGCACTCTTGCGTCTGGCCCTCCTGGTCTTCCTGGCTCTTCTTCTAGGGGCCTTTCTCCTTTTCCTCTTGGTTGACCTCTTTCTCGCAGGAGTGGCACTTCTGCGTCTCTTCCTGGAGCGACCCCTGCTGGGCCTTCTTCTCCCTGCTCTGGCTCTTCCTCTCTTccttcctctcttcctccttctGCCCTTCCTCGCACCTTTGCGACCTGCGGGGAGTTTCCGGTTGATCTTGAAGGATCCAGACGCGCCTTTGCCCCTGGTGCGTCGGATGTATTTCTGCGTCACCAGCTTGCGGAGAGTGAGGCGGATCCTGGCTCTGTTCCTGGTCACGTTGTAGCCGCTGGCCTTCAGCACCTTCTTGAGGGCTACCAAGGAGACGCCGCGGGGCCCCCCGTAAGAGGAAATAGCGTTCAGGATGAGAGTGGACACAGTGGGGCCGTACCTCTTCCTGGATCTCCTTGGAGATAAGTGTGCATGCGTCCCCGACAttgtggggtgtgtgtgtgtgtgtgtgcccccctGCGTTAAAATcaggtgagtgttttttttttcaactaaaaACTTGAAGCTTCGAGTCTTGAGTGATGTCTGAACCTTCTTGTGCAGGTAGTCTTTTTGAAGTCCTGATGAGAACCCTGTCGTTTGAGCTCCCAACACCACAACGCGTCTCTCTAAACTTCTTGCAGGTATGATATCCTTTTAAAATGGAATCATAAAATGTTGACTGTGTTTACAAAAGGCATTTCATAAGGTTTAGCCGGGGTCTCATCTCTCTGTACGTGCAGGTTTTAGAGAGACTTGCCGCTTTGGGTCAAAGTGTGATGCGTAATTACGCACCTGTACCTGTGACGCATAAATTGAGACGGCGTAACGTTCAACTCCAGTCGTCACCATTACGTTGCAGTACACATGTCACTGATTCATTCTTGTTCCGGGCGGTTCATTTTGAATGTGCGAATCGTTTTGAAATGTCCTTATTTTCCATCTGAACGCAAAGCATTCTGTGTAttccaaacaaaacattttgattGGTTAATTTTTGGCGCGAAACATGTTTCTGGGCTGTTCATTCTCGCGTCACGTGATCCCACTGTTTGGTATTTTTTATGAGGCGCTGCGTAAAATTAATTCGCACTAAACGTGCGTTGAATAAAGTCAAGAAATATGTCTATAAAAGTTTTATTATGCACACATTAGTTTGTAGggaatatgataataatacagGTGCTAGCATACATGATAGCGGTACAGGTGCTAGCATACATGATAGCGGTACAGGTGCTAGCATACATGATAGCGGTACAGGTGCTAGCATACATGATAGTACAGGTGCTAGCATACATGATAGCAGTACAGGTGCTAGCAAACATGATAGCAGTACAGGTTTATAGAAAAGCAAACTGAGTAAATATATGAGGAAACACAGGGAAGTCTTCAGAGCCTgctcagcctcctcctcctcctccttctcctcctcctcctgcggGTGGACCTGCCCCTCCTGCGTCTGACCCTCCTCAGCCTGCGGCGACGCCTGGGGtaccttcttctccttctcctcctgacAGATCTCCGCCTTCTCCTGACagatcttctcctcctccttctcctcctcccaggAGTGGACCTCCTGCGTCTCCTCCTGTAGCGGCTCCTCCTGTACCTTCTCCTCCGcgtccttctcctcctcctccttctgcgcccccttcttctcctcctgcgCCTTCCatatctcctcctccttctccgtcTCATTCTGTAGCGGCCACCTCGCCGGTACACGTTGAGCCTGAAGGCACCACGACCTCCTCGCGTGGTGCGGACGATGTACttcctggccaccagtctacgGAGAGCTAAGCGAATCCTGGTTCGGTTCCTGGGAACGTCGTAGCCATTGGCTTTCAGGACCCTCTTCAGGCCCAACAGCGTCACGCCCGACTGGCCTCCGTACGAGACAGCGTTCAGGATGAGGTTGGACACCACAACCGCTCCTCTTTTCCTGGATCTGGATCTCCTCCTCCGAGCCGGAGATTTCGTAGTGGACATTGTGCCTTGTCCTGGATTGGGGTGAGTTTCAGTCTTTTCTAGTTCTCCAGTGTCAAGTCCTCCTGAGAACCTTGGAGTCTGAACCCCGACACCCATGCCTGACCTCTCAAAAATTCTCCAGGCAAACTCCTTTAAAATGAACTCATAACTGCTCAGTAGATTTGGAGAAAAGCATTTCATAAAACGGAGCTGAATGTGACCTCCTCTGTACGTTCGGCTTTTTAGAGACATTTAAGCTTTGGGGTCAAAGTATGATGCGTAATTACGCGCAGACACCGGTGACGCGGAATTAGCTCTTTCGCCACGTCATCGGACTCTAATGTCTCTGAATATACCTGTACCAAggtgacatttatttttatcaattGAATATAAATAAGGTCACGTGCTGTTGTCTAAAGAAAAcgctgattggttgtcctgcaATGCAAAGTCATTTGAACAAAGTGGGCGCTTTTAAAATGGCATAACGTTAATTCCCCTTCCTTTTATATACAATTTAAAAGAACATGAAATGtaaatggtgtgtttttttaatagtttttttctatactgaattaaaaaaaaaacgaagaaacagaatggcatttcTACCTGCAAGGCATTGATCTCCAAAAGTCATGTCTTTacttatgtaaataaaaaaaaatgaatatagatCCATAAAAGTGTCTCTCTACATGGATTTTCATGTAACATATGCGAGAAATGTATTAACAACAGCATTCAGCCATTTTAGAATAGTATTTTTGAATACAAAAAGTGAACTATAAATGTTCTATTATGAATATtacacagtttattgcacatcATTTGTTTCAGCATGTCCaagttctgtggttatcatcacacatctcagcttttttttcctccttaaaataaattttagctgcatggtggacgagtggttagcgcgccgacctcacagctaggagaccagggttcaattccgccctcggttgtctctatgtggagtttgcatgttctccccatgcatgcgtgggttttctccgggtactccggtttccgcccatattccaaaaaacatgctagggaacacacacacacacacacactgacacctGCAAATACATGAGAACCTCTAAGGTCCAACGTGATATGTTCCAGGATTTGGTCATAATTCAAAACATTGCCATATAGGGAATAATGCAAACTATAATAGTCAGTTTCAGTGTCAAGCCACCACCATCATAAAAGTCATAAGTGTACTCACCatgttttaagtcacatttggaCATGTTTACCTTTTAATAAAGAAGTTAACAActgcatgattaaaaaaatatatgtacaaaactatgcattttaatgtctagtacaactaaaggtacttTTATTTGGACAGGTATATTGATTATGACAAAAATAGCTCCTGAGTTTCATTTGAGAGCTCCCTAGCAACttggttttcttgataataacccAAATCACGGGCttcacgggctgcacggtggtcgagtggttcacgcgcagacatcacagctaggagacccgagttcaattccaccctcgtgcatctctgtgtggagtttgcatgcgtgggttttgtccgggtttcctcccacattccaaaaacatgctaggttaattagcgactccaaaattgtccataggtatgaatgtgagtgtgaatggttgtttgtctatatgtgccctgtgattggctggccaccagtccagggtgtaccccgcctccaagacagctgggataggctccagcacccccctttattatgtgaaactttggtatcgtttaacataagaatacaagattctaaatacatttataggttaaaaaaaagtggacaATTCATAACTCTGAGCTTGATGTAtgtaatataacatatttttatatgaaaaaatacaattttggaCTTCAAGCACCCTCACACGGGTCTAAACCCGCAACTCAGGTTccatattttagtattttgaaTAGTAAATGAAACACGTTATGTTATATATCAAGGTCAGAGGTTAACAGGTTTAAAGAGGGGAGTCTCCAAACCCCCAAATATGTCCAATTTGGTGTTGAACCAACATTTTGCGAAGAAAATAAATTTGGACTCCGCCTGCATGCAGAGCAGATCTTGTCAgtaatgtgatgataaccatagaacttaATGTAACTACACAAGTGCTGCATAAAACTGTATAAATTTTTTTCACTCTTGTGGTTTCAAGAGTCAAACAATTGAAGCCATGTTTGCctataatcatttttattttatgttgcattattgttttttttgttgtttttttacagtggcATTTTACATGGTGTTAAACAGCAAGTTGATTAAAAACACACTCAATGAAGATCAAGAACGCACtgcaaaaaatatcaaatagtCCAGCTTCTGGATGACTTGTGGAAGCTTATCGTCTCCTGCTGtatcttctccttctcctcctcctcctgtacgaccttgtcctcctcctcctgagggatctgctcctcctcctccttctcctccttctggaTCTGGTCCTCCTGCGCCTTCTGCGGTACCTCCTGATTCTCCTGATCCTCCTAGGGGCaattcttctcctcctcctccttctcctcctcgtggaccttctccttctcctccgaGAGTAGGTTCTCCTGCGTCTTCTCCTGGAGCGGGCCCTCCTGTatctcctcctccgcctcctcctgcctcttcttcttctccttctcctccttcttctcctccttctccttctcctcctcctcctccgacccacccgcctcctcctcctcctcctgcgaCCAGAGGCGTAGGTGTTGAGCTTGAACGAGGCCCTGACTCCTCTGCCTCTGGTGTGGATGATGTATTTCCTGAGCGCCAATCTCCGAACAGCGAGGCCGATCCTGCCTCGGTTGCTCACCACGTCGTAGCCACTGGCCTTCAGGATCTTCCTGACCCCGGCCACAGACACCCCTGTCGGCCCCCCGTACGAGGAGATGGCATTTAGAACCAGGCTGGACGCCATTTTCCTCTTTCTCCTCGGCGATGTGGATGCCATGACCATTGTAGGCTGGCCACGCCCTATCAGACGAGAGCGAGTGGATTCTCCAGGTGGGCTGTTGTTTGGCGGGAGCGTCTGTCGGAAGTGGAGACTGGATTTATAAGATTCTTCCCGCTTTTACCAGAGCTTCATTCTCAGAAACGTGCCTACTTCAGGGGCACGAGGGGCCTTCGGACAAAGTATGATGCGTAATTACGCACGGCGGCGGGTGACGTTATCATTACGACGTCTCCCATTCATTGAATTAAACGGCCCTTATTACAAACTAGCGCCTCTGGTCGGGATGCGGTTAACGCTTTAATGCAGACCAGTTAAAAACCATTATATAAGACGCCAAGAGTCTTTTAAAAGAGATTATTACACACCCAAAAGAGAAATCCAGCTTTGACTCACTGGCTGGTATTGCGCACGTACGGAAGAACAATCATACTTGGGGACACCTCTTGAAATGTTACGATTTTTCCCTCTCGACGCAACAATAGTGGATTTGAGCTGATTGTAGTGTAGATTTTCAGGTTAAATTTTATGCAAAATGCACCTCCATTTCCAAGTGTTTGGACAAAGAAGCAGAACATAACGGTAAATACACATAACTATCACTTCCGGGTTTAAAATAAATGGATCaatcaatttaatttatttcaattgtatcattttttattattgatgcCAGTTTCCTCCACTAAAAAACATTATCCCAATGGTAAATTATCCCAATTAAATtacgagatacaaagtcgaaattacgaaaTAAATAATCGAAATTTTTagataaagtcgaaattatgagataccaaCTGCGCATGTGCCAAAGGTGCCATCTTTTTTCCCAGTCGTCTTCGTCACTTGGCAAAATGGCGACAGTTGTAAACAGCCACGtccctttttattattttatttttattatttatatcaaaATTCTTTAATATGCGTTTGTTTAGTACACTTCTATGTGAATTAACCagcaaatgaagtatttcattACTTGCAAAACCACACTTAAAGTACTCCTCAATATACTCATAATCCATGTCTGaacagagctgctgctgctgctgtgagtCTTCTACAAagctatctcattatttcgactttttatctcattattctgactttctgtctcaaaatgtcgactttttatgtcgttatttcgactttttatgtcgttatttcgactttttatctcattatttcgacttaccattgggatatttagtgtttttagtGGCGGAAACTTGCTTCCATATTTTTAggcacatatttttaaaataaatgtcatgttttctgtttctttaaaaacacatattGCGTAAAAGTGCAACGAAATCGGTGATATCACATCAGCAACCCTCTATTCCCGCCTCCTGCACCAGTCCCCGCCCATaggaggtcatgtgacctggcgGCACTACAACACTGACTGACTGGAAACCTTGTGACCAATTTCAGGACGTGTGCCAGATCAACTGTCGAGCCACTGCGACCTGCCTGGGCTTCATCAGACAACATGGACTGCGGAATCATCACCTCTAAGaccgtcctcctcttcctcagtcTGGTCTTCTGGGTAAGAGTCTTTATGTCCACTTTGTCCTTAAATGGTTACTTATGCTAACTTCGCTGCAGTGGTTCCTCAAATCACATCAATGCCTGGTTTGCTATTGTATCGTTTAAAGTCACCCTGCTCACTTTGCGGAAGTAGATAAAACTCGACATttcctcttttaaaaaaaagtacatcctacatattatatatgaaaTTCATTACAGTATTCTGTGGATTCATTAAAATCTCAAAAGGATATTCTTGGTTGGTTTGTTGCGTTGAAGTGTCGTCAGTTACCTGGCTGCTAGCCAAGCATGTGGTTATTTACTTTTTACCTCCTTTGACCTCGAAATGGCGACAATGTTATTGTCGGTTAACATTCACTTCCATTTGATAAGGGCAAGCGATACACAGCTGGTCATTGTTCTGTTGTGTGtttgcagtggggggggggcacacaaacacatttatcGCGATAATGCAATCAGTGTTGTTGTGATTTTTGCTTTATTGCCGTGCCTGTTCTTTGGCGCTTTTGATGCGTCATATTTTGCATATAAGAACAATTACTACTTATCTGAGtaatgtttatttactttttttgattGAATtagttttgtatgtttttcagACTTGTTAAGGACTATTTCCGTGAAGAAATAACACACTTTTATGCAGGCAGATCTTTGGGCACCTAATACAGCTCAGTAATATATGATACAGTTTGAACGTCCGattcattaaaaaacaatttttggaGCACATTTTCTGGAAATTGATTTTTTACAGTACAAGACAAGGTTTTGTCTCATGTTTTTGAATAAGAGGAGTAGTTTTAACACACTTTGACATGATGTGTTTAATTTTAACTGCAGAACAACAGATTAGCTTAAATTACCTTAAGCTTTCCAACACACTGTTACATATTGTTTGAAACCAGTGTAGGTCAAAAAGGCTTGAAGCCTTAAAAATGATCGGAACGGATACAAAATTGAAAGATTTTAACGCACATTCCATAGAAACTCCACTCGAATAGGTTCCTAGAGATTTTGTCACATTCCACATGGCTAGTGtggtgtgtcttttttttttttttaaagcctctTTACTTCATCACTTCATAGGCACAAGATCAGACTTTCAAGGTGGATTACGGGGCGGGTGGTGGAGGAACGAGCCCCGTCCCGTGACTGGAGTGATTAGGAGACGTGAGTCATGCGGCCTCGCAAGAAAGACTGATGATGGCTGACTTccacaaaagacacaaagatgTTTTCAGATCACTtgaaaaatgatgttattttggtGTTGATGCAGGCCTTGTCAAAGGTCAAAAGAACGAGTCGGGGTCAGTGATAATAATgtcttttgtctgtttttacaATTAGCATGAGTTGAAACAAGCCTAAATCAATGCTGGTTTGAACAAAACACCATTTTAAGAGCGCTTGCTGCAGCGTCACATGCTTGGTCGGCTCAGTGGTGCGtatattgaacaaaaaaaaaaagtcacgatGATGAGTCCGTGCATGCTTAAAGGTTTATCTCTGTTCTAGATCACATGAAATCACAGCTGATGATATGCAGAACAAACCTTGTGCTGGTTCAACCCCGCCAGAAACAAGCCTGCTTCCTAGTTGTTGACAAGCCACGCTTTGGGTCATTTGTGCTGGCCCCCCATTCATAGTCCTCCACATTGCACTTTCTTGACTTTGCAGCTTATTTTGAGTCATTCTGTTGTGTGAGGTGGTGGTTATCCCCAATAACTGGCAAGTGGAGCAATCACATTcatttaagacaggggtctcaaactcaatttacttggaggccactggagctcgggtctgggtgagactgggccgcatcaggttttccactgttctcaaatatcttactttttatttttctacacaaaataatatgaaaaataaataaacaaatcaagaataaagaaaatcaatcagtaataaaaaaaatataataataataataataaaacagcaaataataaaaacttaagaaaccacatatagttggtgggtagacaaattatttttttcagattaaaacgaACAaagcattgttagagccctgtagacatgacaaaacacgactatagtcacatttatactctttttatttacaacatatt
This DNA window, taken from Doryrhamphus excisus isolate RoL2022-K1 chromosome 4, RoL_Dexc_1.0, whole genome shotgun sequence, encodes the following:
- the LOC131127789 gene encoding protamine-like protein yields the protein MVTTGVERYAVSIYASQVQDIIPARSLERRVVVLGAQTTGFSSGLQKDYLHKKVQTSLKTRSFKFLVEKKNTHLILTQGGTHTHTHPTMSGTHAHLSPRRSRKRYGPTVSTLILNAISSYGGPRGVSLVALKKVLKASGYNVTRNRARIRLTLRKLVTQKYIRRTRGKGASGSFKINRKLPAGRKGARKGRRRKRGRKRGRARAGRRRPSRGRSRKRRRSATPARKRSTKRKRRKAPRRRARKTRRARRKSAQPKTRSRRRRRRMSRL
- the LOC131128552 gene encoding protamine-like protein codes for the protein MKCFSPNLLSSYEFILKEFAWRIFERSGMGVGVQTPRFSGGLDTGELEKTETHPNPGQGTMSTTKSPARRRRSRSRKRGAVVVSNLILNAVSYGGQSGVTLLGLKRVLKANGYDVPRNRTRIRLALRRLVARKYIVRTTRGGRGAFRLNVYRRGGRYRMRRRRRRRYGRRRRRRRGRRRRRRRRTRRRRYRRSRYRRRRRRSTPGRRRRRRRRSVRRRRRSVRRRRRRRYPRRRRRLRRVRRRRGRSTRRRRRRRRRRRRLSRL
- the LOC131128554 gene encoding protamine-like protein, which produces MVMASTSPRRKRKMASSLVLNAISSYGGPTGVSVAGVRKILKASGYDVVSNRGRIGLAVRRLALRKYIIHTRGRGVRASFKLNTYASGRRRRRRRRVGRRRRRRRRRRRRRRRRRRRRGRRRRRRRYRRARSRRRRRRTYSRRRRRRSTRRRRRRRRRIAPRRIRRIRRYRRRRRRTRSRRRRRRRRSRSLRRRRTRSYRRRRRRRRYSRRR